A DNA window from Rossellomorea marisflavi contains the following coding sequences:
- a CDS encoding SpoVR family protein: MNLEEQRQLQHAIAEITEIASGFGLDFYPMRYEICPADIIYTFGAYGMPTRFSHWSFGKQFHKMKLQYDLGLSKIYELVINSDPCYAFLLDSNSLIQNKLIVAHVLAHCDFFKNNVRFQNTKRDMVESMSATAERVRQYEIEHGKQEVENFLDAVLAVDEHIDPSLMRPKLSWTMDDVEWVEEETSPVTPYDDLWSLDEKPKKVQKKKVKKKFPPQPEKDILLFIEQYSRELTDWQRDILTMMREEMLYFWPQLETKIMNEGWASYWHQRIIREMDLTSGESIEFAKLNAGVVQPSRTQINPYYLGLKIFEDIEDRYNHPTEEMKKRGVKENSGREKMFEVREIESDISFLRNYLTKDLVTREDMYLFQKQGKDYKIVDKEWTHVRDQLVGMRVNGGFPYITVDDGDYMKSGELYLKHWFEDVELDIKYLEKVLPYLHQLWGRPVHMETRVEGRNMQFTYDGRSVQRKYL, from the coding sequence ATGAATTTAGAGGAACAGCGACAGTTGCAGCATGCAATCGCTGAAATTACCGAGATTGCTTCAGGATTTGGATTGGACTTTTACCCAATGAGATACGAAATTTGTCCTGCCGACATCATTTATACATTCGGTGCTTACGGGATGCCGACCCGTTTCTCCCATTGGAGCTTCGGCAAGCAGTTCCATAAGATGAAGCTTCAGTATGATCTGGGACTGAGCAAGATTTATGAGCTTGTCATCAATTCGGATCCATGCTATGCCTTCCTGCTCGATTCAAATTCATTGATACAAAATAAATTGATCGTCGCTCATGTCCTGGCACACTGTGATTTCTTCAAGAACAATGTGAGATTCCAAAACACGAAGCGGGATATGGTCGAGAGCATGTCGGCGACGGCAGAGCGGGTGAGGCAGTATGAAATCGAACACGGGAAGCAGGAGGTTGAGAACTTCCTTGATGCAGTCCTTGCAGTCGATGAACATATCGATCCTTCCCTCATGAGGCCCAAACTTTCGTGGACAATGGATGATGTGGAGTGGGTGGAGGAAGAAACGTCGCCAGTCACTCCGTACGATGATCTCTGGTCCCTGGATGAAAAGCCGAAAAAGGTCCAAAAGAAGAAGGTGAAGAAGAAGTTCCCCCCTCAACCTGAAAAGGATATCCTGCTCTTCATCGAACAGTACAGCCGTGAGCTGACCGATTGGCAACGGGATATCCTGACGATGATGAGGGAGGAAATGCTCTATTTCTGGCCTCAGCTCGAAACGAAAATCATGAATGAAGGCTGGGCGTCCTATTGGCATCAGCGCATCATCAGGGAAATGGACCTCACATCGGGTGAATCCATTGAGTTTGCGAAGTTGAATGCAGGGGTCGTCCAGCCGTCACGGACGCAGATCAACCCTTATTACCTAGGATTGAAGATCTTTGAAGATATCGAGGACCGCTATAATCATCCGACAGAAGAGATGAAGAAGCGGGGCGTGAAGGAAAACTCGGGAAGGGAAAAAATGTTCGAGGTGAGAGAAATTGAATCCGACATTTCTTTCCTGAGGAATTACCTTACGAAAGACCTCGTGACAAGGGAAGATATGTATCTATTCCAGAAGCAGGGGAAGGACTACAAGATCGTTGACAAAGAGTGGACCCATGTAAGGGATCAGCTTGTGGGCATGAGGGTGAACGGAGGATTCCCGTACATCACGGTCGATGACGGGGACTACATGAAGAGTGGTGAACTGTACCTTAAGCACTGGTTTGAAGATGTGGAGCTCGACATTAAATATTTGGAGAAAGTGCTGCCGTATCTTCATCAGCTATGGGGGAGACCGGTCCATATGGAGACCCGGGTGGAAGGAAGGAATATGCAGTTCACCTATGATGGTCGGAGTGTTCAAAGAAAATATTTGTAA
- a CDS encoding Fur-regulated basic protein FbpA yields the protein MLHQENELSTTVNSKKDFYIQQLLRIGVYKYKDQQLYELPMGELQEVYLDFYVAPDNKRK from the coding sequence ATGTTACACCAAGAAAATGAACTGAGTACAACCGTAAATTCAAAAAAAGACTTCTACATTCAACAGCTCTTACGAATCGGAGTATATAAATATAAAGATCAACAGCTGTATGAATTACCAATGGGAGAGCTTCAGGAAGTGTATCTCGACTTCTATGTAGCTCCTGATAATAAGAGAAAATAA